In the Topomyia yanbarensis strain Yona2022 chromosome 3, ASM3024719v1, whole genome shotgun sequence genome, one interval contains:
- the LOC131688859 gene encoding transmembrane protein 53-A-like isoform X1, with product MAFLTVRLVVTAAVKSANQNIAGNIKKFMLTSLDQQIGPVARFSALASSPKYDAPQNQILSATLRSNQHVNMVVPNRDLTVQEISRSLQIYSKERRDVEKDPKTLQLKSGFEKPTVLIFAWLNAKHKHLVKYANLYTDQGFEVVVTQLTPWQLLWPVKGSQLVAADIVKFLKNNEFRNGVIFHGFSVGGYLWGECMVHIARDLQNYQIVLDRVRGQIWDSAADITEIPEGVPRALFPRNPTLRAALRKYMIYHMKAFHEPATSHYIRSSQMFHTNMLRCPALFLVSKTDPVGTVEANTRVKDSWESNGVKCTFKCWDRSPHVGHFRKHTEEYTEILFSHIRQLDMGGHKQALRAKL from the exons ATGGCGTTTCTCACGGTGCGACTGGTTGTTACGGCTGCGGTAAAAAGTGCCAACCAGAATATTGCGGGcaatattaaaaagtttatGCTGACATCGTTGGATCAGCAGATTGGGCCAGTCGCAAGGTTCAGTGCCCTGGCCAGTTCACCGAAATATGACGCTCCGCAGAACCAGATTCTAAGTGCTACTCTCCGTTCCAATCAACAT GTCAACATGGTGGTCCCGAATCGAGACCTCACTGTTCAAGAAATCTCCCGCAGTCTACAGATATACTCCAAAGAGcgaagagatgtcgaaaaggaTCCGAAAACGCTTCA ATTGAAATCTGGGTTCGAAAAACCAACTGTTCTAATATTTGCCTGGCTGAACGccaaacataagcatttggtcAAATATGCCAATTTGTACACAGACCAAGGATTCGAGGTTGTTGTGACGCAGCTCACCCCATGGCAGTTGCTTTGGCCTGTGAAAGGCTCTCAG CTGGTAGCAGCCGAtatcgtcaaatttttgaagaaTAACGAATTCAGAAATGGTGTCATTTTTCACGGATTCTCAGTAGGAGGTTACCTGTGGGGTGAATGTATGGTTCACATCGCTCGAGATCTTCAAAACTACCAAATTGTGCTGGATCGTGTGAGGGGCCAAATCTGGGATAGCGCTGCTGACATTACGGAGATTCCTGAAGGGGTACCGAGAGCTCTGTTCCCAAGGAACCCAACGCTTCGCGCTGCATTGCGAAAATATATGAT TTACCACATGAAGGCATTTCATGAACCAGCCACATCACACTACATCCGCTCCAGTCAGATGTTCCACACAAACATGCTAAGATGTCCAGCTCTTTTCCTAGTGTCGAAAACAGACCCCGTGGGAACGGTGGAAGCGAACACCCGGGTCAAGGACAGCTGGGAGAGTAATGGAGTTAAG TGTACCTTTAAATGCTGGGACCGTTCGCCTCATGTGGGCCATTTCCGCAAACACACCGAAGAATACACCGAAATTCTGTTTTCACATATTCGTCAGTTGGATATGGGAGGACACAAACAGGCACTGCGAGCGAAGCTATAA
- the LOC131688859 gene encoding transmembrane protein 53-A-like isoform X2, translating into MVVPNRDLTVQEISRSLQIYSKERRDVEKDPKTLQLKSGFEKPTVLIFAWLNAKHKHLVKYANLYTDQGFEVVVTQLTPWQLLWPVKGSQLVAADIVKFLKNNEFRNGVIFHGFSVGGYLWGECMVHIARDLQNYQIVLDRVRGQIWDSAADITEIPEGVPRALFPRNPTLRAALRKYMIYHMKAFHEPATSHYIRSSQMFHTNMLRCPALFLVSKTDPVGTVEANTRVKDSWESNGVKCTFKCWDRSPHVGHFRKHTEEYTEILFSHIRQLDMGGHKQALRAKL; encoded by the exons ATGGTGGTCCCGAATCGAGACCTCACTGTTCAAGAAATCTCCCGCAGTCTACAGATATACTCCAAAGAGcgaagagatgtcgaaaaggaTCCGAAAACGCTTCA ATTGAAATCTGGGTTCGAAAAACCAACTGTTCTAATATTTGCCTGGCTGAACGccaaacataagcatttggtcAAATATGCCAATTTGTACACAGACCAAGGATTCGAGGTTGTTGTGACGCAGCTCACCCCATGGCAGTTGCTTTGGCCTGTGAAAGGCTCTCAG CTGGTAGCAGCCGAtatcgtcaaatttttgaagaaTAACGAATTCAGAAATGGTGTCATTTTTCACGGATTCTCAGTAGGAGGTTACCTGTGGGGTGAATGTATGGTTCACATCGCTCGAGATCTTCAAAACTACCAAATTGTGCTGGATCGTGTGAGGGGCCAAATCTGGGATAGCGCTGCTGACATTACGGAGATTCCTGAAGGGGTACCGAGAGCTCTGTTCCCAAGGAACCCAACGCTTCGCGCTGCATTGCGAAAATATATGAT TTACCACATGAAGGCATTTCATGAACCAGCCACATCACACTACATCCGCTCCAGTCAGATGTTCCACACAAACATGCTAAGATGTCCAGCTCTTTTCCTAGTGTCGAAAACAGACCCCGTGGGAACGGTGGAAGCGAACACCCGGGTCAAGGACAGCTGGGAGAGTAATGGAGTTAAG TGTACCTTTAAATGCTGGGACCGTTCGCCTCATGTGGGCCATTTCCGCAAACACACCGAAGAATACACCGAAATTCTGTTTTCACATATTCGTCAGTTGGATATGGGAGGACACAAACAGGCACTGCGAGCGAAGCTATAA
- the LOC131689209 gene encoding SHC-transforming protein 1, with protein MPRNGEASGLDKGFNSKSTPDWLHPDHVIMNEGVTFDVRYIGCLEIRASMKTLDFATRSQVAKECINRVCEAASLKSSKKRRVDKRVLQCISDSPHMEHAGTNVTLTVSSKYLSLVSVDTGDVIAQHDMPRISFASGGDTDTLDFVAYVAKDMEEWRACYVLECGGGVAQDLIATIGQAFELRYKEFFNKPETQNKFREFVKTDKEYYNDLPDKMPPDLLTENDHSSQSQSSSSVRTRERISSNLIDLNTPLPSHDYVNDKHSNTNSHSNKSVSSSSIVKDVFDMQPFAISSEIQKSQLLTESWYHGNISRAQSEHLLKSDGDFLVRESAGTPGQYVLTGMQSNSPKHLLLIDPEGIVRTKDRIFESISHLINYHWTNSLPIISAESALLLRHPILRTTDLLSKAKHQQQLQQQSQQQSHLGLN; from the exons TACATTGGCTGTCTGGAGATAAGGGCTTCGATGAAAACGCTAGATTTCGCAACACGATCACAGGTGGCAAA AGAGTGCATCAACCGAGTATGCGAAGCGGCTAGCTTGAAGTCCTCCAAGAAACGACGTGTAGACAAGCGGGTATTACAGTGCATATCGGACTCACCGCACATGGAACACGCGGGAACCAATGTGACACTGACCGTATCGAGCAAGTACCTTTCACTGGTGAGCGTTGACACCGGAGATGTGATCGCCCAGCACGACATGCCTCGGATATCGTTCGCTTCCGGTGGTGACACG gACACGCTGGATTTTGTGGCTTACGTTGCAAAAGATATGGAAGAATGGCGTGCGTGCTACGTGCTAGAATGTGGTGGAGGGGTAGCCCAGGATCTGATAGCAACGATTGGTCAAGCGTTCGAGCTGCGATATAAAGAATTTTTCAACAAGCCGGAAACGCAGAACAAATTCCGAGAGTTTGTCAAAACCGATAAGGAGTATTACAACGATCTACCGGACAAAATGCCGCCAGATTTGCTGACTGAGAACGATCATTCCTCGCAATCGCAAAGTTCCTCCAGCGTGAGG ACGCGTGAAAGGATTTCTAGTAACCTGATAGATCTGAATACACCACTCCCCAGTCACGATTACGTAAACGACAAGCATTCTAATACAAATTCGCACAGCAATAAGTCGGTATCTTCCAGTTCTATAGTGAAGGATGTTTTTGATATGC AACCGTTTGCAATTTCGTCAGAGATTCAAAAATCACAACTGCTTACTGAATCGTGGTATCATGGTAACATAAGTCGTGCCCAGAGTGAACACTTACTGAAAAGTGATGGTGACTTCCTAGTACGGGAATCCGCGGGAACGCCGGGCCAATATGTGCTTACCGGGATGCAGAGCAATTCTCCCAAGCATCTGCTACTAATAGATCCAGAAGGGATT GTACGAACCAAAGACCGAATTTTCGAGAGCATCAGTCATCTTATTAACTATCACTGGACAAACTCGCTACCGATTATATCCGCTGAAAGTGCGCTTCTTCTGCGGCATCCGATTCTGCGGACAACAGATCTCCTCTCTAAAGCAAAACATCAGCAACAGCTACAACAACAATCTCAACAGCAATCACATTTGGGGCTTAACTGA